One Methanobacterium sp. genomic region harbors:
- a CDS encoding glycosyltransferase family 2 protein, giving the protein MKFITIIPAYNEEKAIESVVKCALKYSDVLVVDDGSGDSTYGRAKSAGARIVKHEKNMGKGAAIKSGLKEALNQDYDVLIMLDGDGQHNPDCIPSFISNIGDNELIIGSRFKNGNPENMPIWRKLSNKITTNLIKFVTGFKLTDSQSGFRAMSRDAAELFLDIKYNDYVYESEMLYKASEHEIEVNEAAIPCTYGDEKSYVTKIHALKYILFIIGLLGRKFKVRIISNPIATKLGN; this is encoded by the coding sequence ATGAAATTTATCACTATAATTCCAGCCTATAATGAAGAAAAAGCTATTGAGAGCGTAGTAAAATGTGCACTTAAATACAGTGATGTTTTAGTAGTTGACGACGGTTCGGGTGACAGTACTTATGGCCGCGCAAAAAGTGCAGGCGCTAGAATAGTAAAACATGAAAAAAATATGGGTAAAGGGGCTGCTATAAAATCTGGACTTAAAGAAGCTTTAAATCAGGATTATGATGTTTTAATAATGCTTGATGGTGATGGTCAACATAATCCTGATTGCATACCTTCCTTTATATCAAATATAGGGGATAATGAGCTGATAATAGGCTCAAGATTTAAAAATGGAAATCCGGAAAATATGCCGATCTGGAGAAAACTTTCAAATAAAATTACAACCAATCTTATTAAATTTGTAACTGGTTTTAAACTTACAGATAGTCAGAGTGGTTTTAGGGCTATGTCAAGGGATGCTGCGGAACTTTTTTTAGATATAAAATATAATGATTATGTATATGAATCTGAAATGCTTTATAAGGCATCTGAACATGAAATAGAAGTTAATGAAGCGGCAATACCATGTACATATGGTGATGAGAAGTCTTATGTGACTAAAATACATGCTCTAAAATATATACTGTTTATTATTGGCCTTTTAGGCAGGAAATTCAAGGTTAGGATTATAAGTAACCCTATTGCTACAAAGTTAGGTAATTAG
- the glmM gene encoding phosphoglucosamine mutase — translation MKRLFGTFGVRRLANTELTPEFASKIAASYGTLVKGKVAVGGDTRTSTEMIKHAVISGLLSSGCDVIDLGALPTPALQFAVRNYYDGGIMITASHNPPKYNGIKLMDSYGIGTPDDMELKIEDMFFDSAPDRVPWNEIGKVEKDEGILDEYIQNVVDRVDAEAIKQAKLKVIVDCGSGAACFTTPYLLRKLGCEVLTMNCQPDGFFPGRDPEPTEPNLKELIEVVKATGADIGVAHDGDADRTICIDEKGDFVFGDKSFALVEKYMLKENNGGLIVTTVATSSAIYDIANEYNGEVTATKVGDLIVARELKDKDGLFGGEENGGLIFPDFVYGRDAALSTAKVIEIIAKTGKSLSKLIEELPVYYSEKMKIECPDELKQEVMQKIAEETREFEVDTTDGVKIFKEEGWVIIRPSGTEPIFRCFAEAKTKEEATKMAEWGISLISKYLK, via the coding sequence ATGAAAAGACTATTTGGAACATTTGGGGTCAGAAGACTTGCAAATACAGAATTAACTCCAGAATTTGCATCAAAAATTGCCGCATCCTATGGAACACTTGTAAAAGGGAAAGTTGCAGTTGGAGGAGACACAAGAACATCTACAGAAATGATAAAACATGCAGTAATAAGCGGTTTATTATCATCAGGATGTGATGTGATCGATCTTGGAGCTTTACCAACACCTGCTCTCCAATTCGCTGTTAGAAATTACTATGATGGAGGAATCATGATAACTGCTTCCCACAATCCTCCAAAGTATAATGGAATAAAGTTAATGGACTCCTACGGTATAGGAACTCCTGATGATATGGAACTAAAGATTGAAGATATGTTTTTTGACAGCGCCCCTGATAGAGTACCATGGAATGAGATTGGGAAAGTAGAAAAGGATGAAGGAATACTGGATGAGTATATCCAGAATGTTGTAGATCGGGTAGATGCAGAAGCAATTAAACAAGCAAAATTAAAAGTAATTGTAGACTGTGGAAGCGGAGCTGCATGCTTTACAACACCTTATCTTTTAAGAAAGTTAGGTTGTGAAGTACTTACCATGAACTGCCAGCCTGATGGATTTTTCCCAGGGAGGGACCCCGAACCTACAGAGCCAAATCTTAAAGAATTAATTGAAGTTGTAAAAGCAACCGGAGCAGATATTGGTGTTGCACATGACGGGGATGCAGACCGTACCATATGTATAGATGAGAAGGGAGATTTTGTTTTTGGTGACAAATCATTTGCACTGGTTGAAAAATACATGTTAAAGGAAAACAACGGAGGATTAATTGTTACAACCGTAGCTACATCTTCTGCAATTTACGACATTGCAAATGAATACAACGGAGAAGTTACTGCAACAAAAGTTGGAGATTTAATTGTTGCAAGAGAACTAAAAGATAAAGACGGCCTATTTGGTGGAGAAGAAAATGGAGGGTTAATATTCCCTGATTTCGTTTACGGTAGAGATGCTGCGCTTTCAACCGCCAAAGTCATTGAAATAATTGCAAAAACTGGAAAATCCCTCTCAAAACTCATTGAAGAACTTCCGGTTTATTATTCAGAGAAAATGAAAATAGAATGTCCTGATGAGTTAAAACAGGAAGTTATGCAGAAAATTGCAGAAGAAACCCGTGAATTTGAAGTAGATACAACTGATGGAGTTAAGATCTTTAAAGAGGAAGGATGGGTTATAATAAGACCTTCTGGAACCGAGCCAATATTTAGATGTTTTGCAGAAGCCAAAACAAAAGAAGAAGCTACTAAAATGGCTGAATGGGGAATATCCCTTATCTCTAAATATTTAAAATAG
- the afpA gene encoding archaeoflavoprotein AfpA, whose translation MKKRKVAWGITGSGDKLVKITEIVRKIKEEYDDEFEIRAYVSKAGDQVLKYYGLFKPLEIDFDRLWVEINANAPFLAGEIQLGSYEFMLIAPATSNTVAKIALRIGDSLIPNAAIMGQKANIPIYVLPSDVEEGVTVTQLPDGSDLELIIRKEDVEHVDKLASMGIHILKRPEEIYDVFKKHSKTSN comes from the coding sequence ATGAAAAAACGAAAAGTAGCCTGGGGAATAACTGGAAGCGGCGATAAACTGGTAAAAATAACAGAAATCGTTCGAAAAATAAAAGAAGAATACGATGATGAATTTGAAATAAGGGCATACGTATCTAAAGCTGGAGATCAGGTTTTAAAATATTATGGCCTTTTTAAACCGTTGGAGATTGATTTTGACAGGCTTTGGGTAGAAATTAATGCCAATGCACCTTTTTTAGCAGGTGAAATACAGCTTGGATCCTATGAATTCATGTTAATTGCTCCTGCAACATCCAACACCGTTGCAAAGATAGCGTTAAGGATAGGTGATTCATTAATTCCTAATGCCGCCATTATGGGTCAAAAAGCAAATATTCCAATTTATGTACTGCCATCAGATGTAGAAGAAGGAGTTACAGTAACACAACTTCCCGATGGGAGCGACCTTGAATTGATTATAAGAAAAGAAGATGTAGAACACGTTGATAAACTGGCCAGCATGGGCATACATATATTAAAACGTCCTGAAGAAATTTATGATGTTTTTAAGAAGCATTCGAAAACATCCAACTAA